A region from the Symphalangus syndactylus isolate Jambi chromosome 2, NHGRI_mSymSyn1-v2.1_pri, whole genome shotgun sequence genome encodes:
- the FILIP1 gene encoding filamin-A-interacting protein 1 isoform X6, protein MLKTEKTKPEVLEAHYGSAEPEKVLRVLHRDAILAQEKSIGEDVYEKPISELDRLEEKQKETYRRMLEQLLLAEKCHRRTVYELENEKHKHTDYMNKSDDFTNLLEQERERLKKLLEQEKAYQARKEKENAKRLNKLRDELVKLKSFALMLVDERQMHIEQLGLQSQKVQDLTQKLREEEEKLKAITSKSKEDRQKLLKLEVDFEHKASRFSQEHEEMNAKLANQESHNRQLRLKLVGLTQRIEELEETNKNLQKAEEELQELRDKIAKGECGNSSLMAEVENLRKRVLEMEGKDEEITKTESQCRELRKKLQEEEHHSKELKLEVEKLQKRMSELEKLEEAFSKSKSECTQLHLNLEKEKNLTKDLLNELEVVKSRVKELECSESRLEKAELSLKDDLTKLKSFTMMLVDERKNMMEKIKQEERKVDGLNKNFKVEQGKVMDVTEKLIEESKKLLKLKSEMEEKVYNLTRERDELIGKLKSEEEKSSELSCSVDLLKKRLDGIEEVEREITRGRSRKGSELTCPEDNKIKELTLEIERLKKRLQQLEVVEGDLMKTEDEYDQLEQKFRTEQDKANFLSQQLEEIKHQIAKNKAIEKGEVVSQEAELRHRFRLEEAKSRDLKAEVQALKEKIHELMNKEDQLSQLQVDYSVLQQRFMEEENKNKNMGQEVLNLTKELELSKRYSRALRPSVNGRRMVDVPVTSTGVQTDAVSSEATEEETPAVFIRKSFQEENHIMSNLRQVGLKKPMERSSVLDRYPPAANELTMRKSWIPWMRKRENGPSITQEKGPRTNSSPGHPGEVVLSPKQGQPLHIRVTPDHQNSTATLEITSPTSEEFFSSTTVIPTLGNQKPRITIIPSPNVMPQKQKSGDTTLGPERAMSPVTITTFSREKTPESGRGAFADRPTSPIQIMTVSTSAAPAEIAVSPESQEMPMGRTILKVTPEKQTVPTPVRKYNSNANIITTEDNKIHIHLGSQFKRSPGTSGEGVSPVITVRPVNVTAEKEVSTGTVLRSPRNHLSSRPGASKVTSTITITPVTTSSARGTQSVSGQDGSSQRPTPTRIPMSKGMKAGKPVVAAPGAGNLTKFEPRAETQSMKIELKKSAASSTTSLGGGKG, encoded by the exons gttAAAAAAACTCCTTGAACAAGAAAAGGCTTATCAAGCccgcaaagaaaaggaaaatgctaaACGACTCAATAAACTAAGAGATGAGCTTGTTAAACTCAAGTCCTTTGCACTCATGCTGGTGGATGAAAGACAAATGCACATTGAACAACTTGGCCTGCAAAGCCAGAAAGTACAGGATCTTACTCAGAAGctgagggaagaagaagaaaagctcaAAGCCATTACTTCCAAATCCAAAGAAGACAGACAGAAATTGCTCAAGTTAGAAGTGGACTTTGAACACAAGGCTTCGAGGTTTTCTCAAGAGCATGAAGAGATGAACGCTAAACTGGCTAATCAAGAGTCTCACAATAGGCAACTTAGACTCAAGCTGGTTGGCTTAACCCAAAGAATCGAGGAGCTAGAAGAGACTAACAAAAATCTGCAGAAGGCAGAGGAAGAACTTCAGGAATTAAGAGATAAAATTGCCAAAGGAGAATGTGGAAACTCTAGCCTCATGGCAGAAGTGGAAAATCTTCGAAAGCGTGTGCTTGAAATGGAAGGTAAAGATGAGGAGATCACTAAAACTGAATCCCAGTGTAGGGAATTGAGGAAGAAGCTGCAAGAGGAAGAACACCATAGTAAGGAGCTCAAACTTGAAGTTGAGAAGCTACAGAAGAGAATGTCTGAACTAGAGAAATTGGAAGAAGCATTTAGCAAGAGTAAATCTGAGTGCACCCAGCTACATTTAAacctggagaaagaaaagaacttaACCAAAGACCTGCTAAATGAATTGGAGGTGGTCAAGAGTCGAGTTAAAGAATTGGAATGTTCTGAAAGTAGATTGGAAAAGGCTGAATTAAGCCTAAAAGATGATCTTACGAAGTTGAAGTCATTTACCATGATGCTGGTtgatgaaaggaaaaatatgatggaaaaaataaagcaggaagagagaaaagtggATGgactcaataaaaattttaaggtgGAACAAGGAAAAGTTATGGATGTAACTGAAAAACTAATTGAAGAAAGTAAGAAgcttttaaaactaaaatctgAAATGGAGGAAAAAGTATACAACTTGACAAGAGAAAGAGATGAGTTGATAGGCAAATTgaaaagtgaagaagaaaaatcCTCTGAATTAAGCTGCAGTGTTGACTTACTAAAGAAGAGACTTGATGGTATAGAGGAAGTGGAAAGAGAAATAACAAGAGGAAGGTCACGAAAAGGGTCTGAGCTCACCTGCCCGGAAGATAATAAGATTAAGGAACTAACACTTGAAATTGAGAGACTGAAGAAACGTCTCCAACAATTGGAAGTGGTCGAAGGGGATTTGATGAAGACAGAAGATGAGTATGATCAGCTGGAACAGAAATTTAGAACTGAGCAGGATAAGGCTAACTTCCTCTCTCAACAACTAGAGGAGATCAAGCACCAAATTGCCAAGAATAAAGCAATAGAGAAGGGTGAGGTTGTGAGCCAGGAAGCTGAACTGAGACACAGATTTCGGTTGGAAGAAGCTAAAAGTCGAGACTTAAAAGCCGAAGTACAAGCTCTTAAAGAGAAGATTCACGAATTAATGAACAAAGAAGATCAGCTTTCTCAGCTCCAGGTAGATTATTCTGTACTTCAACAAAGATttatggaagaagaaaataagaacaaaaacatgGGGCAGGAGGTCCTCAATCTGACCAAAGAGTTGGAGCTTTCCAAGCGCTACAGCAGAGCTCTTAGGCCCAGTGTGAATGGAAGAAGAATGGTGGATGTTCCTGTGACGTCAACTGGAGTCCAAACTGATGCAGTCAGCAGTGAAGCAACAGAGGAAGAAACGCCAGCTGTATTCATACGGAAATCCTTCCAGGAAGAAAATCATATTATGAGTAATCTTCGGCAGGTGGGATTGAAGAAACCCATGGAAAGATCCTCTGTTCTAGACAGGTATCCTCCAGCAGCAAATGAGCTCACTATGAGAAAGTCTTGGATTCCATGGATGAGAAAGAGGGAAAATGGCCCCTCAATCACTCAGGAGAAAGGGCCCCGAACAAATTCCAGTCCAGGGCACCCAGGAGAGGTAGTCCTTTCACCAAAGCAGGGCCAGCCCCTGCATATCCGAGTGACACCAGACCACCAGAACAGCACTGCGACTTTGGAGATAACAAGCCCGACATCTGAAGAGTTTTTTTCTAGTACCACCGTCATTCCTACCTTAGGGAATCAGAAACCAAGAATAACCATTATCCCATCACCAAACGTtatgcctcaaaaacaaaaaagtggagATACTACTCTCGGCCCAGAACGAGCCATGTCCCCAGTCACAATTACTACATTTTCCAGAGAGAAGACTCCAGAAAGTGGAAGAGGCGCATTCGCAGACAGGCCCACATCCCCTATTCAGATAATGACGGTGTCTACATCAGCAGCACCAGCTGAGATTGCAGTTTCTCCCGAATCCCAGGAAATGCCCATGGGACGGACAATCCTTAAAGTCACCCCAGAAAAACAGACTGTTCCAACTCCAGTGCGGAAATACAACTCCAATGCCAATATCATAACCACAGAGGACAATAAAATTCACATTCACTTAGGGTCTCAGTTTAAACGGTCCCCTGGGACTTCAGGTGAAGGAGTCAGTCCAGTTATTACTGTCCGACCAGTAAACGTGACAGCCGAAAAGGAGGTTTCCACCGGCACTGTCCTTCGCTCCCCCAGGAACCACCTCTCCTCACGGCCTGGTGCAAGCAAAGTGACGAGCACTATCACCATAACACCGGTCACAACGTCATCTGCTCGAGGAACCCAGTCAGTG TCAGGACAAGACGGGTCATCCCAGCGGCCTACACCCACCCGCATTCCTATGTCAAAAGGTATGAAAGCAGGAAAGCCAGTAGTGGCAGCCCCAGGAGCAGGAAATCTGACCAAATTCGAGCCTCGAGCTGAGACTCAGTCTATGAAAATAGAGCTGAAGAAATCTGCAGCCAGCAGCACCACCTCTCTCGGAGGGGGGAAGGGCTGA